A stretch of Schistocerca americana isolate TAMUIC-IGC-003095 chromosome 3, iqSchAmer2.1, whole genome shotgun sequence DNA encodes these proteins:
- the LOC124605838 gene encoding mpv17-like protein translates to MAARRLFLRFPVLANSLVYGTLYTGAEFSQQTITHKILEKGEPRPYDLRSIGHYGVLGLGFYPQVYYYWYRWLDRRFVGTAAATVLKKMLLDQFVLTPPLLVAFYVSMSLMERKKDLFEECRNKLVPTFKTSCLFWMPAQLVNFMWVPPAARVIYVGSCALVWVNILCWFKRQDY, encoded by the exons ATGGCCGCCCGCCGGCTGTTCCTGCGCTTCCCGGTGCTCGCCAACTCGCTCGTCTACGGCACGCTCTACACCGGCGCGGAGTTCTCCCAGCAGACCATCACCCACAAGATACTC GAGAAGGGCGAGCCGCGGCCGTACGACCTGCGCTCCATCGGCCACTATGGCGTGCTGGGGCTCGGCTTCTACCCGCAGGTCTACTACTACTG GTACCGCTGGCTGGACCGGCGCTTCGTGGGCACGGCGGCGGCCACGGTGCTCAAGAAGATGCTGCTGGACCAGTTCGTGCTCACGCCGCCCCTGCTTGTCGCCTTCTACGTCA GTATGAGCCTCATGGAAAGGAAGAAGGATCTGTTTGAAGAATGCAGGAACAAACTGGTGCCAACGTTCAAG ACGAGCTGCCTGTTCTGGATGCCGGCCCAGCTGGTCAACTTCATGTGGGTGCCTCCAGCGGCGCGTGTCATCTACGTTGGCTCGTGTGCGCTCGTCTGGGTCAATATCCTGTGCTGGTTCAAGCGGCAGGACTACTGA